One Pichia kudriavzevii chromosome 3, complete sequence genomic window carries:
- a CDS encoding uncharacterized protein (PKUD0C07255; Pfam Domains: BAR(3.7e-17)), with translation MSWTGFKKAVNRAGAHVIMKTSKNKETSVDPEFDNKEKNFLIYEGLITELGEELTNFKMLFVDLVETQFQLSKTLDSFYGDYNFGIESDNMVGISIENDGLSTLGSINNNSRINGRDGISLKLLQNLNEIRSTVLPMIDEPLDITVFKPIKELTEYNEEIHKLIKKRGRKKFDFDVSKTKLDKLQGDYDALDFSLRENNISNADEAVNSNPQLEKMRDKLEKMRGEFEIISNIYQDINQRLKLEIDEYIALRFSLLDPCFESFLKIQLKLYSDLQEKFKDNVEIDAQSRHDHETGKIDERLDEILNKMRSLDINNL, from the coding sequence ATGTCTTGGACTGGATTTAAGAAGGCAGTTAACAGGGCCGGTGCCCATGTCATAATGAAAACTTCCAAAAACAAGGAAACATCAGTCGATCCAGAGTTCGACAATAAGGAGAAGAACTTTCTCATTTATGAGGGTTTGATTACTGAACTCGGTGAAGAATTGACTAATTTTAAGATGTTGTTTGTTGACCTTGTGGAAACACAATTTCAATTATCGAAAACGTTAGACTCTTTTTACGGAGACtacaattttggaattgaatCGGACAATATGGTAGGAATTAGTATTGAGAATGATGGCTTGTCGACATTGGGGAGtatcaataacaatagcAGAATTAATGGTAGGGATGGTATCAGTTTGAAACTATTACAAAATTTGAACGAAATAAGATCTACAGTATTGCCCATGATTGATGAGCCTTTGGATATCACCGTTTTTAAACCAATTAAAGAACTGACAGAatacaatgaagaaattcatAAATTGATCAAGAAGAGAGGACGTAAgaagtttgattttgacgTATCGAAAACGAAACTCGATAAATTGCAAGGAGATTATGACGCTCTCGATTTCAGTTTgagagaaaacaatataTCGAATGCAGATGAAGCTGTAAATTCTAACCCTcaattggagaaaatgagagacaagcttgaaaaaatgCGAGGTGAGTTTGAGATCATTAGCAATATCTACCAAGATATCAATCAGAGATTAAAACTTGAGATTGATGAATACATTGCGCTCAGGTTTTCCTTGCTCGATCCATGTTTTGAAAGCTTCCTCAAAATTCAGCTCAAATTGTATTCTGATTTACAGGAGAAATTTAAGGATAACGTTGAAATAGATGCACAAAGTAGGCATGACCATGAAACGggaaaaattgatgaaaggttggatgaaattttgaataaaatgAGATCCTTGGATATCAACAACCTTTGA
- a CDS encoding uncharacterized protein (PKUD0C07260; Pfam Domains: UCH(1.3e-10)) yields the protein MKVPSNYHGVLLFDDAEPKTPVKLSMERKAIFRQVVSLLSSNLGKNAAKNPENNRLVAVMITLLNLEANTPANVHLAYKFFRLYQLSFEGKLISCQGTNRNRHGEINLVGMDNFWKTTCYLDSLLVALFYSNSSFDYLLDQTVDPTLSPELQKQAERLKVMLRFITNLLRAGEHINIFIMYQLLLVLNSMGFEMFLSGKQQDSLQAFELLAESLSLPLLTLKLDIIHTGELSVNDDLRLIGERSLMISIPPNTSVTEPPITLEECLNSYFNNSITVRRHIDNKKSFSMSPMTPVVHNFQPYIENDAISTPSSSYVPPPRESTYMEGRGGTAGKADENAIQQEDTEVLLSDNEEELNEYKKLGILTSSVSIINKARRASSLANSKPIYKVRNAEDDISECISPSQSATTADEELTPSGSCVSSLVNGSLQTPSVLNQRSLTHSLVEYSPSENVNRSNTLDSSLMGSYKNFTQKLERQRTRSSTLTSVLNNVTTINPTRLTRRESSVSNTEVSLPAWMYLQLLPYYTDPEIKLTVENHEEYYRRRTSRSKTIESAQQLKNDATSAKENFKELRDMNPFDEESSFDKRFGNKRPVVPICLKRYTWNDRGQPVKNNRKVIIPEIIKYPYFIAEDRSKPGYVDFKRSYDHKAPHGSFMLVLLSCVCHRGSSINSGHYVTVTRKRNYDIYKPENKSDWLIFNDLEDGKEKVKQVTFDEAMEQEDPYLLFYGIYELDTPSPQILQGFKENFWGRKQSVVSGFSAVSDFSENTLQEKPNDELKITSATKHVMLGLSGLTLNKSRNKTTSAENDDVFEDYYWYDDSSLSKIKSNGSCLNKAASSNPPSTITSAVSSTKQESDEEDDDKVINNEKEEDAIYPFEEKGLDGYYDESTDPLSKRSYRKSINMDVEKVHPVISINSNGKTLVSIPKLESKSTNASSAQKKSKQTSESKHHKKKTSVKKLLKKVFS from the coding sequence ATGAAGGTCCCGTCAAACTACCATGGAGTGTTACTTTTTGATGACGCAGAACCTAAAACTCCGGTAAAACTTTCTATGGAACGGAAAGCAATCTTCAGACAGGTAGTTTCTCTGTTATCATCCAATTTGGGGAAAAATGCAGCCAAGAACCCTGAAAATAACAGGTTGGTTGCAGTTATGATCACGCTACTCAACTTGGAGGCCAATACCCCTGCAAATGTACATTTGGCGTATAAATTCTTCAGATTGTACCAGCTCTCCTTTGAGGGCAAGCTTATATCATGCCAGGGGACTAATCGAAATAGACACGGTGAAATTAATTTAGTTGGAATGGATAATTTTTGGAAGACAACATGCTATCTAGATTCCCTATTGGTTGCCCTATTCTACTctaattcttcatttgattATTTACTTGACCAAACTGTGGACCCTACATTGTCTCCTgaacttcaaaaacagGCAGAAAGATTGAAAGTTATGCTCAGGTTTATAACCAATCTTCTTAGAGCCGGTGAAcatataaatatttttataatGTATCAATTATTATTGGTGTTGAACTCAATGGGGTTCGAGATGTTTTTGAGTGGGAAACAACAAGATTCGTTACAAGCGTTTGAGCTTCTAGCTGAGTCATTATCCTTGCCATTATTGactttgaaattggatATCATACATACAGGAGAATTAAGTGTTAATGACGATTTACGACTAATAGGAGAGCGTTCGCTTATGATTTCTATCCCCCCAAATACAAGCGTCACCGAACCTCCGATTACCTTAGAGGAATGTTTGAATTCATACTTCAACAACTCAATCACTGTTAGAAGACATAttgataacaaaaaaagtttttcaatgtccCCAATGACACCAGTGGTGCATAATTTCCAGCCATATATTGAGAATGATGCAATTTCTACGCCCAGCTCATCCTACGTGCCACCTCCGAGGGAAAGCACTTATATGGAAGGACGTGGTGGCACAGCTGGTAAAGCTGATGAGAATGCAATTCAACAAGAGGATACAGAAGTTTTACTTTCagataatgaagaagaacttAATGAATATAAGAAATTAGGAATTTTAACTTCATCTGTATCAATCATCAACAAGGCTCGGAgagcttcttctttagcAAATAGTAAACCAATATACAAAGTCAGGAATGCAGAAGATGATATCAGTGAGTGTATTTCACCTAGTCAATCGGCAACAACTGCAGATGAGGAACTTACACCCTCAGGATCATGCGTATCATCCTTAGTTAATGGATCATTGCAGACTCCCTCCGTGCTCAATCAGAGAAGCTTAACGCATTCACTTGTTGAATATTCTCCTAGTGAAAATGTAAATAGGTCGAACACCTTAGATTCATCATTGATGGGATCGTACAAGAATTTCACTCAAAAGCTGGAGAGACAAAGAACCAGGTCATCTACATTGACCAGCGTTTTGAATAATGTTACAACCATAAATCCTACAAGGCTTACTAGAAGGGAGTCTTCAGTTTCAAACACGGAAGTATCGTTACCTGCATGGATGTACTTACAGCTTCTTCCTTACTATACTGATCCAGAAATAAAGCTAACAGTTGAAAACCATGAAGAATATTACCGTCGCAGGACTTCAAGGTctaaaacaattgaatcCGCACAGCAATTAAAGAACGATGCAACTTCAGCTAAAGAAAATTTTAAGGAACTAAGGGATATGAATccatttgatgaagagtCATCTTTTGATAAACGCTTTGGTAATAAAAGACCGGTAGTACCTATTTGTTTAAAGCGTTACACATGGAATGATCGTGGTCAACCTGTAAAGAATAACCGAAAAGTAATTATTCCTGAGATTATAAAGTATCCATATTTCATTGCAGAAGATAGATCAAAACCAGGTtatgttgatttcaaacGCTCCTACGATCACAAAGCACCACATGGTTCCTTTATGCTAGTTCTATTAAGTTGTGTATGCCATAGGGGctcatcaataaattcaGGTCATTATGTCACGGTTACACGTAAGCGAAACTATGATATCTATAAAccagaaaacaaaagtgATTGGttaattttcaatgatttggaagATGGCAAGGAAAAGGTAAAACAAGTTACGTTTGATGAGGCGATGGAACAAGAAGACCCATATTTATTGTTTTATGGGATTTATGAACTTGATACTCCGTCACCACAAATATTACAAGgcttcaaagaaaatttttGGGGCCGGAAACAGAGTGTTGTAAGCGGGTTTAGTGCAGTAAGTGATTTTTCTGAAAACACCTTGCAGGAAAAGCCCAACGATGAGCTAAAAATCACTTCTGCGACAAAACATGTTATGCTAGGATTGAGCGGGTTGACTCTGAACAAATCGAGAAACAAAACTACCAGTGCTGAAAATGACGACGTTTTTGAGGACTATTATTGGTATGATGACTCATCTTTGAGTAAGATTAAGTCTAATGGTTCATGTCTAAATAAAGCTGCAAGTTCAAATCCACCCTCTACAATCACTTCTGCTGTTTCAAGTACTAAACAGGAgtctgatgaagaagatgatgataaagtCATCAACAACGAGAAAGAAGAGGACGCAATATATCCCTTTGAGGAAAAAGGGTTAGACGGATACTATGATGAATCAACGGACCCGTTGAGCAAGCGTTCATATCGAAAATCGATTAATATGGATGTGGAAAAGGTACATCCAGTAATATcgataaattcaaatggAAAGACCTTGGTGAGTATTCCTAAACTCGAATCAAAGTCAACCAATGCATCATCCGCtcagaaaaaatcaaaacagaCTTCTGAATCTAAGCATcataaaaagaaaacttctgtaaaaaaattattgaaaaaagtaTTCAGTTGA
- a CDS encoding uncharacterized protein (PKUD0C07270; similar to Saccharomyces cerevisiae YDR421W (ARO80); ancestral locus Anc_5.525), whose product MVGPKSTVKKPQFKRNYVACLNCRTRKVKCDLGSVDNPHDPPCARCKRERKECVFVDSKRGSTKQKTRTTQTVSHPNSINPILPLPNPYFHANSSMLNENHAMKNINIPMTNNPNPLLLKETLSSDFYQMSGSLPPSQKHPTHRPSRSQSFESDPKLDQGNQDSSGNSSEKTIKKINLSELHSNSSVPLGVQNFTNNATMIYLAHVSGNVASQATYRDHASEAERLSELEKSVPIPRSVSSSNVNDSPSNSYFDSKIMSSAKDSEPIQDTFGHDKSGVNLNPIMNNDRFTIPPLTTTHSMIQRPTTQLDEIDYIISSNEPDAVKENYILTDVEAKRLIRLFFITLHPFYPYVPKEMRNHNVLANYPILLCAILAISSRYNSLPEKIGDWDKTLDDDTESRKAIRGEKNIYMNNVVGERHLAVHEKLWIYCQRLMSMTVWGESSSRSVGTILTFLLFTEWNPRAIHFRWGDYANSSHDDSLANRKTNKNKNVGKDPTHLKSKRKSSQSAQQQQQLPQTTQLQQHRLENQQTENESEEEFAGLSAMKRSEIMSFMLIGTATRLSFLLETDPLIFIATHISEINIAVGLNKKSMLQQTLSEVDVNEVEYGFTSYQKANIELLQFFSLCYETLYGTRPKFITLDKYQTLAILDILSPILENWYRKYHKLLKPSNVHCAPLASCGDEGSPDWLYLISVNPKLEKDLTIGIERESLILDYYYTKLYLYSLALSGDTSVNSNLRNSKKGRNLRLDELSRYSRYVELAYKAAKEVLAVIQRVKKLKLLKYMPVRWVTRVIKSVSFIVKCYLTLTTEVQTNKNSGDVSRDRSESSSSAFEGHSVEENTNGEILKLSVIPLEEIITLLQKTAICLRYAAPDELHLCTRYSTILMYLCSQFKTQIRERNDKLRNGIREYEKDPEFQDTDEQPDLPTKVDSFPVGQYQHPPQNSATYTGNENMAPSWYNNQGIYQNMSTVPSEYDQKETKPPGTNQGYQNLEGTLPNINFSNANQELFDDFFNKNPSEKLFNFFSTNDNNPGLDFVDQFTSEIEKDFLSKGGKH is encoded by the coding sequence ATGGTAGGACCAAAAAGTACTGTCAAAAAGCCCCAGTTCAAGAGGAACTATGTTGCCTGTCTAAACTGTCGAACCAGGAAAGTGAAATGCGACTTGGGTAGTGTCGACAACCCACATGACCCTCCTTGTGCAAGATGTAAGAGAGAACGTAAAGAATGTGTCTTTGTAGACTCCAAAAGAGGCTCGACGAAACAAAAGACCCGAACCACCCAAACAGTGTCCCATCCAAACTCGATTAATCCAATATTACCACTGCCCAATCCCTATTTCCATGCCAACTCATCAATGTTGAATGAAAATCAtgcaatgaaaaatatcaatataCCAATGACAAATAATCCAAACCCACTCCTTTTGAAGGAAACCTTGTCTTCTgatttttatcaaatgagTGGCTCACTACCTCCTTCTCAGAAACACCCAACACATAGACCATCACGTTCCCAGTCTTTCGAAAGCGATCCTAAATTGGATCAGGGCAATCAAGATTCAAGCGGCAACAGCAGTGAAAAGACTATCAAGAAGATTAACTTGTCTGAATTACATTCCAACTCTTCGGTACCCTTAGGTGTCCAAAATTTTACAAACAATGCAACCATGATTTATCTTGCCCATGTGTCAGGCAATGTGGCGTCACAGGCAACCTATAGAGATCATGCAAGTGAAGCAGAGCGTTTATCAGAGCTAGAAAAATCAGTTCCAATTCCCAGATCGGTTTCAAGCTCAAATGTGAATGATTCGCCGTCCAATTCTTACTTTGATTCAAAGATTATGTCTTCGGCTAAAGATAGCGAGCCAATTCAAGATACTTTTGGACATGATAAGTCGGGTGTTAATTTGAATCCAATCATGAATAATGATAGGTTTACAATCCCTCCCTTAACTACAACTCATAGTATGATCCAACGTCCCACCACACAGTTGGATGAAATAGATTATATCATTTCGTCGAACGAACCAGATGCCGTTAAGGAGAACTATATCTTGACTGACGTTGAAGCGAAACGTCTGATACGGCTATTTTTCATCACATTGCACCCATTTTACCCCTATGTACCTAAAGAAATGAGGAACCACAACGTACTTGCTAATTATCCAATTCTATTATGTGCCATCTTGGCAATTTCGTCAAGGTATAATTCATTGCCTGAGAAAATAGGAGATTGGGACAAGACCTTGGATGATGACACCGAGAGTAGAAAGGCTATAAGAGGAGAGAAAAACATTTACATGAACAATGTCGTTGGTGAAAGACACTTAGCAGTACATGAGAAATTGTGGATTTACTGTCAAAGGTTGATGAGTATGACCGTATGGGGAGAATCTTCGAGTAGAAGTGTTGGTACAATCCTTACTTTTTTGCTGTTCACAGAATGGAATCCAAGGGCAATTCATTTTAGGTGGGGAGATTATGCAAACTCATCGCATGATGACTCTTTGGCAAATCGTaagacaaacaaaaacaaaaatgtGGGTAAAGATCCGACTCatctaaaatcaaaacgTAAGTCCTCGCAATCTGctcagcaacaacaacaattacCTCAAACTACACAATTACAACAGCATCGGTTAGAAAACCAGCAAACGGAAAACGAatcagaagaagaattcGCCGGATTGAGTGCTATGAAAAGAAGTGAAATTATGAGCTTCATGCTAATTGGAACTGCTACCCGATTATCCTTTTTATTGGAAACTGATCCACTTATATTTATTGCTACTCATATATCTGAAATTAACATTGCCGTTGgtttaaataaaaaatcaatgttACAGCAAACACTAAGTGAAGTTGACGTCAATGAAGTAGAATATGGTTTTACCTCGTATCAAAAGGCAAATATCGAATTGTTACAATTCTTTTCGTTGTGCTATGAAACTCTATATGGCACTAGACCTAAATTTATTACCCTCGATAAATATCAGACATTGGCCATACTTGATATACTATCTCCTATTCTAGAGAACTGGTATAGAAAATATCACAAACTATTGAAACCCTCGAATGTTCATTGTGCTCCCTTGGCCTCATGCGGTGATGAGGGATCGCCTGATTGGCTGTACTTGATTTCAGTAAATCCAAAACTAGAGAAGGACTTGACCATTGGTATCGAGCGTGAGTCTCTTATTTTAGATTATTATTACACCAAGTTATACCTATATTCATTAGCTTTATCAGGTGACACATCAGTCAATTCCAATCTAAGGAACTCAAAGAAAGGTAGAAATCTAAGGCTGGATGAGTTATCGAGATACTCTAGGTACGTTGAATTGGCATACAAAGCTGCTAAGGAAGTCTTGGCTGTTATTCAAAGGgttaaaaaattaaaacttttgaaatacATGCCTGTCAGATGGGTAACTCGTGTGATCAAAagtgtttcttttattgTTAAATGTTATTTAACTTTGACTACTGAAGttcaaacaaataaaaacagtGGTGATGTTTCTCGAGATAGATCCGAATCATCTTCCAGCGCGTTTGAGGGACAttcagttgaagaaaatactAATGGggagattttgaaattgagtGTCATACCCTTAGAAGAAATTATCACATTATTACAAAAAACTGCTATTTGCCTAAGATATGCGGCTCCTGATGAGTTACATTTATGTACTCGATATTCTACCATCTTGATGTACTTGTGCTCCCAGTTCAAGACACAAATCCGAGAACGTAATGACAAATTACGAAATGGCATACGTGAGTACGAGAAAGACCCGGAGTTTCAAGATACTGATGAACAGCCGGACCTACCTACCAAAGTTGATTCATTCCCAGTGGGACAATACCAACACCCTCCTCAGAATAGTGCCACTTATACTGGAAATGAGAATATGGCTCCGTCGTGGTATAATAATCAAGGTATATACCAAAACATGTCAACAGTACCTTCAGAATACgatcaaaaagaaacaaaaccaCCGGGAACTAACCAAGGATATCAAAACTTAGAGGGAACTTTGCCAAATATCAACTTCAGCAATGCAAACCAAGaattatttgatgattttttcaacaagaatccaagtgaaaaattgtttAACTTCTTTTCTACAAACGATAATAATCCAGGTCTAGACTTTGTTGATCAGTTTACATCagaaattgagaaagatTTCTTGAGTAAAGGTGGTAAACATTAA
- a CDS encoding uncharacterized protein (PKUD0C07280; similar to Saccharomyces cerevisiae YBR082C (UBC4) and YDR059C (UBC5); ancestral locus Anc_3.308): protein MSLKRINKELQDIGRDPPSQCSAGPVGDDLFHWQASIIGPPDSPYAGGVFFLAIHFPTDYPFKPPKIQFETKIYHPNINSNGNICLDILKEQWSPALTISKVLLSICSLLTDANPDDPLVPEIAHIYKTDRAKYEATAKEWTKKYAI, encoded by the coding sequence ATGTCTTTAAAGAGAATCAACAAGGAACTCCAAGATATCGGAAGAGACCCTCCTTCTCAATGCTCTGCTGGCCCTGTTGGTGACGACCTCTTTCATTGGCAGGCGTCCATCATTGGTCCTCCAGATTCCCCCTATGCGGGCGGTGTCTTTTTCCTTGCGATCCATTTCCCAACAGACTATCCTTTCAAGCCTCCTAAGATCCAgtttgaaacaaaaatatatcaTCCAAACATCAACTCCAACGGTAACATCTGTTTAGATATATTGAAGGAACAATGGTCTCCTGCCTTGACAATCTCAAAAGTCCTATTGTCAATTTGCTCTCTTCTAACCGACGCAAACCCAGATGATCCTTTAGTTCCTGAAATCGCTCACATATATAAAACCGATAGGGCCAAGTATGAGGCAACCGCTAAGGAATGGACTAAAAAGTATGCCATCTAG
- a CDS encoding uncharacterized protein (PKUD0C07290; Pfam Domains: HLH(3.7e-17)) — protein MEKCFMDEIVRVQSDKSDSGKSLFDSPNGHLDSTSNSNIDSDDANAFLNGKPYTPPKKNRASHNKIEKKYRTNINTKFVELKDAVPTLRVLDSNTVIDFDELEGLAPASKINKATILSKATEYIKHLESKNRGLLNEIRRLRSDPNYTYRSQSSMQNLPIEVINNLQDVQTCHVVMPQRQESQTYRHDEMPIYPINEPQQLPHLSKFPPIHSSYLPSTSTQSHHDSISSMDQAASEYLESKYRTLSTNSTNQSPRYTTVSGPRSYGYSTIMGSANEMETPSTGEDDRQNFTDSSSYFHSYPNIADDNYSLPKKIMVAGVAALVGSNIQSSNDHYHSLNAAPLTLLFAKSIHLLQIATLVSCIYYFVYPLINGIVATFNSKGKTLNKLDNCQYPYYFAMFAKMFKLLSSTKPSTETPLNSFPIKVTSFPTSHIGILLSYMRLLNVMDRSSFKDTEKSHLATPVEHTFNKIILLNLFLTKSPIIGNSLGFKRRIQFLIGSLSEHSKVESQTHNHSKIVEFVELDPSFFRSKSLNSQLPRILLSLNRTKSSQDTARELFGDNGLLSVGCGYNSVYEYLMNTPSNKLNLFELVTILWCVDNVRDRMVKFLSDLTCEDQNSSRTHDDIIKLCQDMEKIEAFVPAPCIKLIKCCKIFKSILNPKDESYLNDSLKIILLSVEEKLMRNANKSDRELCDVLLTILRSPQPLLAKTLQIVAKIQKVTSESSKSIDFISDENRLSLICSIILHQYSTGNSRYGRSLLKYLKTEKTRKFLCSNSISLMSLIAAFNTLIVVLETDDADLENNSQSSEISDANVDIATIDIEEHQILEDLLCGLRLYVGQGSGGCADESADYDILSLHYGLQSELSHKLLELAKELVGYADSN, from the coding sequence ATGGAGAAGTGTTTTATGGACGAAATTGTGCGAGTACAATCCGACAAGTCGGATTCGGGCAAGTCATTGTTTGATTCCCCAAACGGGCACTTGGACTCCACGTCCAACTCCAACATTGATTCAGATGACGCCAATGCGTTTCTTAACGGGAAACCGTATACGcctccaaagaaaaacaggGCGTCTCATAACAAGATTGAGAAAAAGTACAGGAcaaacatcaacaccaaatttgttgaattgaagGATGCCGTCCCCACTTTGAGGGTGTTGGACAGCAACACTGTGATTGACTTTGACGAGTTGGAAGGATTAGCACCTGCTTCCAAGATCAACAAGGCTACAATTCTCTCAAAGGCAACCGAGTACATCAAGCATTTGGAATCGAAAAATAGGGGGCTGTTAAATGAAATTCGAAGGTTAAGATCGGATCCTAATTATACCTATCGATCGCAGAGCTCGATGCAGAACCTCCCCATAGAAGTCATAAACAATTTGCAAGACGTGCAGACTTGTCATGTTGTCATGCCGCAGCGCCAGGAATCGCAAACCTATAGGCATGATGAAATGCCAATCTATCCTATAAATGAACCCCAACAGCTGCCTCATTTATCAAAGTTTCCCCCAATACATTCATCTTATCTCCCTTCCACTTCCACACAGAGCCATCACGACTCTATCTCCTCAATGGATCAAGCAGCTTCGGAATATCTAGAGTCCAAATACCGTACTCTCTCTACAAATTCTACTAATCAATCCCCCCGATATACAACTGTCAGTGGCCCCCGTTCATATGGTTACAGCACAATCATGGGAAGTGCAAACGAGATGGAAACCCCTTCTACAGGTGAAGACGACAGGCAGAACTTCACAGattcttcttcatattTCCACTCATATCCAAATATTGCCGACGATAATTACTCCCTGCCAAAGAAGATAATGGTTGCAGGAGTTGCTGCATTGGTTGGCtcaaatattcaatctTCTAATGATCATTATCATTCTCTAAATGCAGCTCCACTGACTCTGCTATTTGCCAAATCAATACACCTGCTCCAAATTGCTACATTGGTATCTTGCATTTACTATTTTGTTTATCCTTTGATCAATGGCATCGTTGCAACTTTCAATAGTAAGGGAAAAACTCTAAATAAGTTGGATAATTGTCAATATCCTTATTATTTCGCAATGTTTGCCAAGATGTTCAAGCTTCTATCATCCACCAAACCTTCAACAGAAACCCCTTTAAACTCTTTCCCCATCAAGGTAACTTCATTTCCAACTTCCCACATTGGAATACTACTGTCATACATGAGACTGCTAAATGTAATGGACCGATCTAGCTTTAAAGATACAGAAAAGTCCCACTTGGCAACACCGGTTGAGCATACttttaataaaatcattcTCTTAAACTTGTTCTTAACAAAATCTCCAATTATTGGAAACTCGCTTGGATTTAAAAGACGAATCCAATTTCTCATTGGGTCTTTATCAGAACATTCGAAAGTGGAAAGTCAAACTCATAACCATTCTAAAATAGTCGAGTTTGTTGAGCTGGATCCTTCCTTCTTTCGTTCGAAATCTTTAAATTCTCAATTACCACGTATTCTACTTTCGTTGAATAGGACCAAGTCAAGCCAAGACACTGCAAGAGAGTTGTTTGGTGATAATGGCCTTTTGAGTGTTGGTTGTGGATATAATTCGGTTTACGAATATCTTATGAACACCCCATCTAACAAGTTAAATTTGTTTGAGCTAGTCACTATCTTATGGTGTGTTGATAACGTAAGGGATAGAATGGTTAAATTTCTATCTGATCTAACTTGCGAGGATCAAAACTCGTCGAGAACCCATGATGATATCATCAAGCTATGCCAAGATATGGAGAAAATAGAGGCTTTTGTTCCTGCTCCCTGTATTAAACTGATTAAATGCTgcaaaatattcaaaagtATTCTTAATCCAAAGGATGAGAGTTACTTGAACGACTCACTAAAAATCATACTTTTAAGTgtggaagaaaaattaaTGAGAAATGCAAATAAATCAGACAGAGAATTATGTGATGTGTTGTTAACCATCTTACGTTCCCCACAGCCTTTGCTGGCTAAGACTTTACAAATTGTGGCAAAGATTCAGAAGGTTACCTCAGAATCTTCGAAATCTATAGACTTCATTTCAGACGAAAATAGGTTGTCTCTAATTTGTTCTATTATTTTGCATCAGTATTCCACTGGTAACTCTAGGTATGGCCGCTCTCTTCTTAAGTATttaaaaacagagaaaacaaggaaGTTTTTATGCTCAAATTCCATTTCTCTAATGTCCTTAATTGCTGCTTTCAATACATTGATTGTCGTGCTAGAGACTGATGACGCGGATCTAGAAAACAATAGTCAATCTTCGGAAATTTCAGATGCAAACGTGGACATTGCAACTATAGATATAGAAGAACATCAAATCCTAGAAGACTTACTTTGTGGTTTGAGACTTTATGTTGGTCAGGGATCAGGTGGCTGTGCTGACGAAAGCGCAGACTATGATATTTTAAGTTTGCACTACGGTTTACAAAGTGAGCTAAGCCACAAATTGCTTGAACTTGCTAAAGAACTAGTAGGTTATGCAGATAGTAACTAA